The DNA sequence GAGCCCCTGCTGGCGTTCCAGATGAACTGGAAGGCCGAGAATTTCTACACGGGCAACCGGGTGTACACCTTCGTCGACCTGGACACCGCGCCGCTGGCCCGCTGGATCGAGCAGAACCGCGGCAAGCGCGTGTTCGTGCTGGTGGAGCGCACCCGCCTGCGCACCTTCACCGGGATGGTGGGTCGCCCCGAGGTCATCGAGCACACCAGCACGCGCCTGTGCAGCAAGTTCGTGCTGGCCGAGATGACGTTGTAGCGGTCGGCTCCGTGGGCAGCATCCACCGTCTGGCCTGTCGAGACTGCGCGCGTGGGCCGCGCCTGCCTTGGAACGAGACCGTCGCGGGCGCCGTCATCACGGGGCAGCCAACCGGCACGCTGACGAGTGGGCATTGGCTGACGTACACCCGGAACGACGGCGTGGAGGTGATGCTGCCGCACCCGCTCGAGACCTACACACTGGAGCAGGAAGGGACGACGTGGGCACGGGCTTCGGCGGAGCGGCGCATCTGGATACACGAACCGGTCGCGTGCGTGGCGTGTGGCGTCTGGAGCTCGGAGCGCCGCGCCCAGCCGCGACAGGCGCTGGGGTGCGTTGCCTTCTGCGTGGCCGCTGCGTTGATGTACGCGCTGCGTTCGGTCGTTCCGTGGTGGACGTTCCTCGTCGTGCTCGTCCCCATGATACTGGTCTCGTCCGTCCTTCAGCGACGGCGGCTGCGTTCGCCCTGTGCGGTTTGTGGAGGTGCACGTGTCCCACTCGCGCGCGTGAACCGCAGCGCGGTCCCCTGTCAGGCGTGCGGGGGAACGGTCCGTTGTACGGGGGCCGGGATCTCGTAGCGTTCTGCGACTCGCCCATCGGCAGCCGACCGCGAAACGTGCCGGGCGGCGAGGGGGACGGCCCGTCGGGGCGCGGCTCGGCGTCGATGGCGCGCGTCCAGCGTGCACGATTCCGTGAGCCGCTCGCCCCCGGCGTGCGTTCCCAACTGACGGCACCTGCCGCAGAACGGGAACCACGCATGAATCGACGACACTTCTTGAACGCTGCGCTCCGCAGCACCGCGGGCCTGACGGCTGCTGCGGCGCTGGGCCACCTGCCCCGCGGCGCCCTCTCACGCGCTCAGGCGACCTGCGCGCCACGCACCGAGGACAACATCGAGGGGCCCTTCTTCCGGGCGGGCGCACCTGCCAGGACCGACCTGGTAGTCCCGGACGAAGCCGGGGTGCGCGTCGTGCTCGGGGGGCGCGTGTTGGACTCGAGCTGCCGCCCCATCCCTGGCGCAGTCATCGAGGTCTGGCATGCAGACGATGCTGGCGACTACGACCTCGCAGGCTTCGCGCACCGGGGCGTGCTGCGCTGTGATGCGGCAGGTCGCTACCAGCTGCACACCATCGTCCCGGGGCACTACCGCGTGGGGAGCGGCTTCCGGCCCGCGCACATCCACCTCGAGGTGCACGGGCGCGGGCACCAGTCGCTGACCACACAGCTCTACTTTCCGGGGGATCCGCACAACGAGCGGGACCCCTTCATCCGCTCGTCGCTCATCCTGGACGACCTCGTGAGCGCGGAGGGTGCGCTGCGCGGCCACTTCGACATCACGCTCTGAGCGCGGGGCGCGAAGCCCCGTGCTCGGCGGCCTCCGCGAGCCTCAGCTGGGCTCGATGGTCTTCAGATGCACCTCGAGCAGCTGCTCGGCGGTGACCACGGTAGGCGCCTTGGTGAGCAGGTCGTTGGCGCGCTGCGTCTTGGGGAACGCGATGACGTCGCGGATGGACTCGGTCTCGGCGGCCAGCATGGCGATGCGGTCCATGCCGACGGCGATGCCGCCGTGCGGGGGCGCGCCGTAGGTCAGGGCATCCAGCAGGAAGCCGAACTTCTCCTGCGCCTCTTCGTCGCTCAGGCCGATGGCCGCGAAGACCTTCTTCTGCACCTCGGGGTCGTGCAGGCGGATGGAGCCGCCGCCGATCTCGAAGCCGTTCAGCACCAGGTCGTAGCGGTGGCAGAGCACCTTGCCCGGGTCCTTGTCGAGCAGCTCCACGCACTCGTCGTGCGGGCGCGTGAACACGTGGTGCGCCGCGGCCCAGCCGCCCTCCTCGCGCTCGAAGAGGGGCGGGTCCACTACCCACAGCAGGTTCCACTGCCCGGCGCTGCCGGTCTCGGGGATGAGCTTGAGCAGCTTGCCCAGGTGGATGCGCAGGTTGGCCATGACCGCGTTGACGCGCGCCTCCGGGCCGAACTGGAACAAGATGAGGTCGCCGTCCTTGGCGCCGACCGCGGCGTTCACGGCC is a window from the Sandaracinaceae bacterium genome containing:
- a CDS encoding intradiol ring-cleavage dioxygenase, whose protein sequence is MNRRHFLNAALRSTAGLTAAAALGHLPRGALSRAQATCAPRTEDNIEGPFFRAGAPARTDLVVPDEAGVRVVLGGRVLDSSCRPIPGAVIEVWHADDAGDYDLAGFAHRGVLRCDAAGRYQLHTIVPGHYRVGSGFRPAHIHLEVHGRGHQSLTTQLYFPGDPHNERDPFIRSSLILDDLVSAEGALRGHFDITL